The genomic stretch ctagatgttgaagtcgtccacgtaggaatcatgcattgtcgtttaaacatcgtctaccctgactctaatcatgatttatttatctttcaaaagggtgatctttttcgaggaaagtgtggttgaagggaactgttttaaaagctaagcaatcgaggtgggcttttctaccctacttttatgtgggttatctttaaatacggactttgttccggaaatgtttatggaggtgaactgtttgtcttgccaattgttttgttttgaaacctatctgaagtggtttaccacatatgtttaatcgaattcgggtctgttgggctgcgaaccctcaggctagtgtacacgagaccgggagccatctgagagcaagttggccggtctagttgacctggggtgtggccacgccccttgtcatggttggatcagatagtgtatgatagtgggaataagggtggcaatatctgaaaatgactgcgcagtcgaatttatgaaatatattttgtgtacttgggttactttcttacacttaaaaccccaaggttacactgatgtggcatgacaaactatgattttggcgtgtgtccactgagtgcaataagtactcagccctgcatgttgttttcttaatgtgcaggttgagcggcgatggggatgacggatgttgagcagtgaaagccaaatgagtgtttttacttggtcttttggatggtgtcgtgtcgtcatacccggcatcatctgtcttttggtctttttcgctgctttgtaatccgatacattgtttttatttaactctgtttacattaactttagaaatgtcttcttagtacaatgtttgaagtgaacttctttttaataaatgcttttgggtcaaatattcctgttctcccctttcttccccgcttttttttttcctcccctagtcgcggtccaccgtacttcctatccttaggaaatgcgggcgtgacagagtggtatcagagcctaggttttctctttctgctctggacccaaaaaaaaaaaaattctttttctgactggagtaagttttcaaaagtgtcattggctcaacatccgactcatcgcactcaacctgaaatgaggtaatgaaaatttcgaaattttggaaagtatatggaagtggaggaaattgtgattttggtgttgaaaatgatttttatgtaaagtttaagtaaatgttgagacatgtggaagggtacaacgtgaagtggaaaagttggaaattatttgagttatgaactgttatggtgttatgaactgttgatgtatgatgaacttatatgaaagcatgtggctgatgtgtgatgatatgatgacgtgaatgttgatgtgagcttttatgtgagtatgtgttggccttttgaatgtttgaacttaggcgtgatagaatttcactagtgcttcttggacctatgatagataagagcttttggcctttgaacaccagcgggtttgggttagaacagcgatacgtgcatacacactctctctctctcttcttcggttatgtactctgtttttatacgcgaggcggttgtttctgtttttctatagatggcgcgtatgttccgaaccccgcgacggagtgatcgcgatagacttagggcacagagggtgctcagggattatagagtgtaccggaagaaggatcacgtaccgttgatcgagttcgtggcacacttcgacaccctctggagggcagctcaggagttcggagtgacagagcatgacggcattgagaagctaatagatttgcttcccgatagctggaaggagtgggccgaaagaacggcgaggaggtacacgtggcatgagcccgctaccgacgacatggtgggtgacatggctggctttcggaaagccgtgtattgtgcactggtggactctcgagaggagcagcccccacaggaggtggaagagagggtcgtgtatcaggacaagtatgtgagcatgtacgagggtgaacaagggtatgaagatgtttatgaggaggctctgccagggaactccgaggaggacgacgacgaagacccggaggaagggcctatggatgaggatgatagagtcgtagtctagaattagaatagttcgttgtcttttcagtttttgctttcagtacgatctactcttgggaacaatgttggccttctttcttttaatgagaatttggattttgatatatatatcctatgtgttgcatcttatactacatgaagattttataagaaaattttgagaaagtggtaattttggatgagaattgtagtaacactttttggatattgaatcagaatgccgccaagacatgcacgccaaccacgacaaggacccaacgtggaggcaccacctccaccaccaccgccaccaccacctccacccccgcctcaacaagaaagattcatagttacgttctcaaggcagaatcccccaaaatttgacggacaaggagacccatccaaagcggaagagtggatacgcggcctcgagcgtatcttcagggtcatggagtgcacagatagggagcgcattgctggtgctacctttcaactgtcaggtgctgccgattactggtgggagactcggcaaagaactatgaatcctgcccgcctggaggcgctaacatgggaggagtttaaagtagagatcgataacaagtatgttccaaagacgtacagacgggccaaggtggtagagttccacacactaagccaaggccgaatgactgtaaccgagtatgaccgagccctcgcgcagatggcacgatatgcgcccgagttgatggacaccgatgagaaatgggcggtgaagttccgggccgggctcagagatgagataaaggccgcattggcctgtcgaggagaactctcctactcggagatcttgacttgtgcactggacgtggaagatgcactccctaagccaagagttgtggcaacaacaaacgcgacacctctacaagctcagccgggccaccaagagaagaggaggtgggatggtgaccaggctcagtatggtggtaagaggccacaacacatgaggaacccaccctacaatggcgggagacagaatactttccaaccgagggcaaactttccgccgaggaaccctcaatgtggaaggtgcttcaagtaccacgccggggagtgtcgagaccctaggtgcttcaactgtggtgggagtggccactacatccgaaattgcccaaacaagcacatgggaacgggaacgagacagaaccagctaggtttccgtccacaatcccaggcactacctgcacctccaccgcaacaacgccgccaaggattaccatcgcaagcaagggcctacgccttgaaggggaaacagccggcaaacgggaaagaaacctttgagcaaggaaacttggcaggtatgggcacacttctcaatatgcctatagttgtcttgtttgatacgggtgcgtcgcattcctttatatcaacgtcttgtgtggatactttggaattacctactgttaagaccgaacccactatgagtgtgacctcaccggtaggcggggctatagatatatcccgatcttgtgcatgtgtgaactttggaataggtgaactcagtttagtggcttataatttgcaagtaatgacgatgggtagcgtagacataatcttgggtatggattggttagcggagaaccacgttacccttcattgtagagaaagggaaatttcgcttgaaacccccggaaaagagccgatgaagtttcacggagtcccaatgagccgacgcaagtccattatctctgcgctgcaagccactacaatgatgaggaagggatgtccagcgtaccttgtttatttgaatggggaggagaagaaagacaggaagatagaagatgtggcgatagtgagtgaatatcccgatgtcttccccgatgcattgccgggacccccacccgacaggcaagtagaattcacgatcgatctggagcccggatcggcaccaatatccaaagcaccttatagaatggcgccaaaagagttggaggagcttaaggtgcaactgcaagagctactggaattgggattcattagacctagcgtgtcaccatggggagcaccagtgttgttcgtaaagaagaaggatggaacgatgaggatgtgcatcgactatcggaagctaaacaaactaacgctgaagaacaagtatccactaccaaggatagacgacttgtttgaccaacttcgaggggcaggagtcttctctaagatggatttgaggtctgggtaccatcagctgagggttcggcgagaagatgtacccaagacagcttttcgaacaagatatggtcattatgagttcgttgtaatgccttttggactgacgaacgccccggcagtgttcatggaccttatgaaccgcgtgttccatccatttctggatcggtttgtcctggttttcatcgatgacgtgcttgtttactcaaagaacgaggaggagcacaaagagcacttgagaaccgtcctagcaactctaagggacgagaaactatatgccaagttcagtaaatgcgagttttggctcaaggaagtaaattttcttggacatgtagtaacttcagatggaattcgtgtagatccggccaaggtagaagcggtgcaggagtggaagtcaccttctacacaaaacgaaatccgaagctttttaggactggcgggctattatcgaagattcatcgagggattctcgaagatagcaaggccaatgacgcaacaactgaaaaagggagtcaagatgatttggacgccagaatgtgaggcgagctttcagttgttgaaggagaaattgaccaccgcaccaatcctagctgtgccggagccagagactgactatgcggtatatacggatgcgtcgaaggtgggactgggatgtgtgcttatgcagaaggggaaagtgattgcatatgcatcgagacaattgaagccccatgaactgaattatccgacgcatgacttggaactggcagctgtggtacatgctttgaagatctggagacatcatctttatggagtccgttgtgagatatacacggaccataagagtctaaagtacttctttgagcaaaaggagttgaacatgcgccaacgtaggtggctcgagttggtaaaggactacgattgtggtataaattaccatccgggaaaagcaaacgtagtggccgatgctcttagtaggaagtctcaatctcagctggccacctttcttactatcgaggagagtataatccaagagttcagtaagatgcgcttggaagtggtgaaaatgcccgagactgtggaagggatagtagccacgttggtgatggaacccgacttaagagccagaattgtagaagctcaacggcgagatacgttactagaaaagattcgctcagaagtgaggacgggtgaactcggaaattttcgtgaggcagcggataatggtctcacatacaagggaaggttgtgtgtgcctaaggatgaaggcctgaggatggaaatcatgagagaagcacatgaaaccccatacgctgctcatccagggagcaccaaaatgtatcaagacttgaaaagacagttttggtggaacggtatgaaaaagcatgttgcggcatttgtggagagatgcctagcatgtcaacaagtaaaggcgctacaccaacggccctatgggaaattgcaacccctcgagattccggaatggaagtgggaacatattgcaatggactttgtggtaggactgccaaaatcccagcgagggaacacggtgatttgggtgattatagatcgcctcaccaaatctgcccattttgtgccggttcgtgccacttatggatccgatcagttggctaaggtatatgtacgggaaattatacgcttgcatggagttccagcgacaatcacatctgatcgtgatgctaaattcacttctagattttggacaagcctgcagcgcgagttggggactaagttgaatttcagtacagcgttccacccgcaaaccgacgggcagtcggagagaacgatacaagcattggaggacatgctacgagccgtggtgctagatcgaggcgtaggttgggaagaagtgttgcccttggtagagttcgcttacaataatagttaccaggcgactatcaagatggccccatatgaggccttgtatggaaagaagtgtagatcgccactttattgggatgaagtgggtgagagaagaattctcggaccagactctgtagaagagatgatagagattgtccgacaaatccgtgggaggatcaaggaggcacaagatcgacagaaatcttatgcggatgttcgaaggaccgagttacagttcgaggtcggggaaaaggtctttctgaaagtttccccttctaagggaataactcgttttggagtgaagggaaagctgagaccccgatttattggtccatacgagattttggatagagtcggcgtggtagcatacaggttggctctaccaccaagctttggaaatgtgcacaacgtcttccatgtgtcacaattgaggaagtacgtgtttgaccccacacacatcgttcaccaagaagagatgatggtcctagatcccgatctaagctatgaggagaagcccgaggccattttggaccgaagagtgcaagaattgaggaataagtcaattgcttcggtgaaagtacggtggaggaatcatggagtcgaagaagcaacatgggaattagaagataagatgagagagaagtttccggagctgtttgagtaatctagggaaatttcgggacgaaatttttttaaggtgggaggaatgtaatgtccgttttttttaattaaagggtgtttgctttttgtgaatatcttgtttaagatatggtgtggtatgttttatttgttttacattatttatgggtgtgaatttttagtttatggtttttgaaaagcaaattaatatcctaattaataaattaaatatctctctctctctctctctctccctctctctctcggttctctccctcaccccacgatcttctcaaccccccccactcccacaaaaccgatatctttcccttcccaatcacaatcaatcatcggttctctcttctccctcacaatctcaacaccggtaagcttcctcccttctccctctcggtttttaccttcttccattcactccctctcatcatcttcttggattcctcaaggtgataccctccttcgtcgtgaatcggagtcgtaagaggaagtaaagcttttacactacgttgaactatccgggaaaggtaatacaaggcctcaactctcgtttaattcgaaaaacatgcatgtaggacgttttgggaaggtttagatgctgaataggttttgtgattatgtgttgttgtcgagcatgttttgttagtaactgacagtgggttccgaccccgttttgactgagcaaacgatctccttttggtacgaaattttaaccgtataaacttggatgtgtcttcggtgtggtgtgtaaatttcagcttcattggatgtcgtatgattttactatgatttttgcaagtaaactgcgcagttctgcgtgtggtgtgttctgggtgatgttttcatgtgcaatggttgggtttctgagtgttgtgcttttgtgatgtatgtgggtgtgtttggccaagagatggctcggaggaatcagtgtttggttcgagagttttcgtgtgtgttggccgagagttgttgggttcagcctagggcagatttgtggagagtctggaagggatgatcccaggtgtttgggtgtgttttgggatgtagaatgcgtggtgtgtttgtcgtatagggtttgagaatcgggggtcagaggaaaaggggtgtaaactaggtgccgagcagacggccgaggtggtcggccgaggtgccgagcaggcggccgagatggtcggccgaggtgccgagcaggcggccgagacggtcggtcgaggtgccgagccggacggccgagatggtcggccgaggtgccgaacaggcggccgagacggtcggccgaggtgccgagccggacggccgagatggtcggccgaggtgccgagctgtgccgagacaggtgccgagctgtgccgagacaagtgccgagctgtgccgagacaggtgccgagctgtgccgagacaggtgccgagctgtgccgagacatgtgccgagctgtgccgagacaagtgccgagctgtgccgagacaggtgccgagctgtgccgagacaggtgccgagctgtgccgagacaggcggccgaggtgccgagccaggcggccgagacggtcggccgaggtgccgagccaggcggccgagacggtcggccgaggtgccgagccaggcggccgagacaccgagccaggccgagacgccgatcctttttccgagctttttccgaaccttttccgagccaagtgagccgttgcacagtaagggtatgccaggagtttgagtgttgtgtgtgtgtcgtgtgcgcgttttgagtacgtcgtatgcgtgtcgggtgcgtgcggggtgtgttttcgggcgtgtctttgtgtgtttggcttatgagatgttgttaagtgtgtgttcgtgtaacgtgctagatgttgaagtcgtccacgtaggaatcatgcattgtcgtttaaacatcgtctaccctgactctaatcatgatttatttatctttcaaaagggtgatctttttcgaggaaagtgtggttgaagggaactgttttaaaagctaagcaatcgaggtgggcttttctaccctacttttatgtgggttatctttaaatacggactttgttccggaaatgtttatggaggtgaactgtttgtcttgccaattgttttgttttgaaacctatctgaagtggtttaccacatatgtttaatcgaattcgggtctgttgggctgcgaaccctcaggctagtgtacacgagaccgggagccatctgagagcaagttggccggtctagttgacctggggtgtggccacgccccttgtcatggttggatcagatagtgtatgatagtgggaataagggtggcaatatctgaaaatgactgcgcagtcgaatttatgaaatatattttgtgtacttgggttactttcttacacttaaaaccccaaggttacactgatgtggcatgacaaactatgattttggcgtgtgtccactgagtgcaataagtactcagccctgcatgttgttttcttaatgtgcaggttgagcggcgatggggatgacggatgttgagcagtgaaagccaaatgagtgtttttacttggtcttttggatggtgtcgtgtcgtcatacccggcatcatctgtcttttggtcttttccgctgctttgtaatccgatacattgtttttatttaactctgtttacattaactttagaaatgtcttcttagtacaatgtttgaagtgaacttctttttaataaatgcttttgggtcaaatattcctgttctcccctttcttccccgcttctttttttcctcccctagtcgcggtccaccgtacttcctatccttaggaaatgcgggcgtgacatcttaactactatttgagcactatttgagggccccactgtccttttttcctccatctcttaactaagagacggaacctgcaacgctccgtctcttaaccgtctctataccgtctcttaattactattcattcaatttaatttatatttttttttaaaacccaattcaatttaaacaaacacactttattaaaattaaaacaatattacaacttaacattaaaaaaaacgaagacataattaaaattctaaaaaaataaaaatgacataatttaatcttctccgccaaagttttcccaaatgtgctcaattagatcctcttggagttgggtgtgggcgctagagtcgcgtgtccttgcccgaatagccaaccgttcttgtatagatggatgcgctccacttcgcggcggactacttgcggttgagcttccgggggattcggggtcgaaccaatttccggcatcgggtccttcgtctcggacaatcatgttgtgcaagattatgcacgtatacatgatgtcgaccatgctctccatgaaccacgaacgagccggggctttgatgatgttgaagcgcgcttggagaaccccgaacgccctctccacatccttgcgcgcagcctcctgcttctgcgcaaaaagagcctgctttgggttcgctggcctgccgcacgtcttcacgaaggtcggccacttcgggtagatgccgtcggcgagatagtaccccattttataccgccggttgttggcgacgaagttgatggccggcgctttaccatccaaaacttcggtaaagaggtcggactgttggagcacgtttacgtcgttgttcgagccagggaccccgaagtacgcgtgccagatccaaagtcggtagtcggcaacggcctcgagtacaacggttgggtgggtgcctttgtggccgctcgtgtaggaacccctccaagccaccgggcaattcttccattgccagtgcatgcaatcgacactgccaagcatcccggggaatccgtgcacttgttcgtgcaggttgaggaggaactgacaatcctccgtggttggcctccggagaaattcgtcactgaaggctgcccggacgcctctgcagaagttgagcaagcacaagcgcccagtgctgtctccgatgtgcaggtattcgtcgaatatgtcggccgtttgtccagtcgcaagctgtcggatggctgcagtacatttctgcagcgtcgtgtggctgggacgaccgaccgcgtcgaacccttctcggaagaactcctccctggccgccaaagtattcgctatgtggagaaatagcggtttccgcatgcggaaacggcgacggaaataggtatctccccaaatcgggttatcgcagaagtagtcgcgtactaaccgtacggcggcttcctcccggttccgattgatgtacttccgggagcgtcgtgggggtggtgcggcttcctccgcctctcgtcgtcgatcttcttcgagtgattgttccattaattggcgcatttgctcaaaaggatccatttgtttgagttgattgaagatggaaattggagtgatagagaggatttgagaggaatagatgtgtgtttgtgtttgaaatgagtatggaatagaattatttatagagtaaaaaaataaaaatttaaaaaatgaaaataaatatttaacggtaatattaccgtttgaaaaaattttttttattaaaaatcgtttttttttaaaaaaaaatgaattattgcgtcatcagtgacgacgcccactcgcgggccagcgagtgggcgtcacgcacgcatggggacgtgccacgtgtctcgggcgcgtggcgagacagctcgtctcgtgtctctccgagacgagctacgcgacgagacggtcgcgagctggagacgagatggccgctgcaatgcgtctcgcgggggtctcgtctctccgagacgagacgcgagcccggcgcgagacgcgttgtggatggtcttattaTTAATATGGCGAATAAAGAAAgtctttaattattttcaagTAACTATATAATATTTGTTTTATCACACCTTCATAATTAGTTTATGAATTTGAAATCtaacaatattttttaaatacttTTATTGGCGTCTTGAATTTCACAATGAAAATTCTATGCATATTATAAAAATACGGATGTAGTGAATCTAGTGATTTCAAATCTTatgttatgtatttttttttatattttctaggTATCTAAATTTAATATAGATAATAACGAAATGAATTCAGGAAcatttttgaaattaaatttactatGTTTTTTAGAGCATagaatttgaattgaatttattgatattataatatgatgtatacaataaaaattaaattattgggGCCCATGGACACCTCAACCTCATAAACCATAGTGGTCCCGCCCCCGGTTCTTGTGTTCAACTATTCAAGATCAATGTTGAGATTATTCAAAATTGATTTATTCCGAGTTTATGAAGAGTATTAATCATACTTAAATTGGCTTAGAATGATGCCACATTGCCACTCGAGTAAAGTGCTTTTACACTCTGTTGCGAGCATAGATAACAGTTTGACCACTACAAAAATGAAGATAAATCATGTAGTAGCATAAAATGTGAATTCCAACTATAAAACCAACTTACTATCCATGTGCATATATCAGCCTAATTCGAGAAATAAAAACACAAGCAACCATCAAAACCATAGCTTTATTTCTTAGTTCTACAAGTTCCTAACGTAGACGATTGTACACAAAAAGGAACCAATTGAGATTCAAGGGCCACACCATCTCATCTCCGTGTGCTCATTTGGAGGCCGATTCCCTAACCAGGAACTCGTCTGACTCAGTCTCGCTCACCAGCTTCTCACTCTCGTCTCCCTTCCCTCCATCGACACTCTGCGACCCCGTCAACCTGGCCAAGACGACGAACGACATCCCTCCGAGGATGTTGTTCAAGCACCTCAACCCAACCACCGAGGTCTTGAAAACAGCAGGCGGAACTCCCTTAGCTAACAAGAACTCAATCCCATTCAACGTCTGGTATCTGAGATTGCTGCTGACGCCCATGTGGATCGCCCAAGTGATGGCGTTCAAAACCATTGGCGGAGCCTTGTTTGGCGTCTCGAAAGTGGGGtccatcttcttcctcatcttGATCAGCCCGTTCGAAAGAGCAGTGCCGAGTAATCCAGCTGCGAACCCAACACCTGCAAACAGAGTGCCTTTGTACACGAACGTGCCCAGCCTACTCATCAAGCTATAAGCCCCGGGTTCAAACATGTGGCTCGTTGGAGAGCTGGCGAAAATGccgggcaaggacacgcttgCTGAGGACATGGTCGGGGCCAGGAGATACATAAGCACGAAATTCATAATGGAACCAACAACAAGGGTGGAAAACACGAAATCCAGCTCGTTAAGGCCGAAATTCGGGCGTGAAGCCATGTCTCCTAAACAGCAAGCACTAACACCAACCAACTCTTCCATGAGGACTTTGAAAGGGAACTGCGGATCAGCAGCAACCCTAGATCTCCATCCATTGAGAAAAGCCCCAATCGGTCCAAAACTACCCGACGAATTGGATTCATCGGAATCCCCTCCACCACTGCTCCACCCTCCatttccacctccaccaccaccaccaccacctcgtCCAACGCCTATATCTCCGCCACCCCCAGCACACGGTGGATGAAATTTACTATGCAGATCAAGGCTCCCTATCAAATTTCCACGGCATTTCAACGAGGGAAACGAGACTGAAGTATTATCGGCGAGTATTAGGGCA from Salvia splendens isolate huo1 chromosome 4, SspV2, whole genome shotgun sequence encodes the following:
- the LOC121800026 gene encoding protein RETICULATA-RELATED 3, chloroplastic-like, encoding MAAMSQLRFSPLAGSYGRPSGSRDSALILADNTSVSFPSLKCRGNLIGSLDLHSKFHPPCAGGGGDIGVGRGGGGGGGGGNGGWSSGGGDSDESNSSGSFGPIGAFLNGWRSRVAADPQFPFKVLMEELVGVSACCLGDMASRPNFGLNELDFVFSTLVVGSIMNFVLMYLLAPTMSSASVSLPGIFASSPTSHMFEPGAYSLMSRLGTFVYKGTLFAGVGFAAGLLGTALSNGLIKMRKKMDPTFETPNKAPPMVLNAITWAIHMGVSSNLRYQTLNGIEFLLAKGVPPAVFKTSVVGLRCLNNILGGMSFVVLARLTGSQSVDGGKGDESEKLVSETESDEFLVRESASK